From a region of the Eulemur rufifrons isolate Redbay chromosome 7, OSU_ERuf_1, whole genome shotgun sequence genome:
- the LOC138386131 gene encoding keratin-associated protein 19-9b-like encodes MSYYYGNYYGGLGYGLGGFGGLGYGYGSIYGLGGYGGYGYGYFRPSFYGRYWSSGFY; translated from the coding sequence ATGAGCTACTACTATGGCAACTACTATGGTGGCCTTGGCTATGGCCTTGGTGGCTTCGGTGGCCTGGGCTATGGCTATGGTTCCATCTATGGCCTTGGAGGCTATGGTGGTTATGGCTATGGCTACTTCCGTCCCTCCTTCTATGGAAGATACTGGTCCTCTggattttactga